One Nitrospirota bacterium genomic window carries:
- a CDS encoding transposase → MTPLIKRILEAALEGELENHLSDERESGGRNRKNGSTCKTVKTDQIAFELETPRDRNSSFEPEIVKKRQTYPGDALESKIISLYGFGMSYNDISKHIEELYGIEVSPASLSSITDKIIPVIKEWQSRALEGVYPFVWMDAIHYKVREDGRVCQKAAYTLLGINQRGLKEALGIYISESEGANFWLQVLSDLSNRGVKDIL, encoded by the coding sequence ATAACGCCGCTAATAAAACGGATTCTTGAGGCGGCGTTGGAAGGTGAGTTAGAAAACCACTTGAGTGATGAAAGAGAATCAGGCGGGAGAAACAGGAAAAACGGGTCAACATGCAAAACAGTGAAGACAGATCAAATAGCGTTTGAATTGGAGACTCCGAGGGATCGCAATAGTAGTTTTGAGCCTGAGATAGTGAAAAAGAGGCAGACCTATCCTGGTGACGCACTGGAGAGCAAAATCATATCCCTGTACGGTTTTGGGATGAGTTATAACGATATATCCAAGCATATAGAGGAACTTTATGGGATAGAGGTATCCCCAGCGAGTTTAAGTTCAATAACCGACAAAATAATCCCTGTAATAAAAGAGTGGCAAAGCAGAGCGCTTGAGGGAGTATATCCATTTGTCTGGATGGATGCAATTCATTATAAAGTAAGGGAGGACGGCCGAGTATGTCAAAAGGCTGCATATACGCTTCTTGGCATAAATCAGCGTGGATTAAAAGAAGCACTCGGTATCTATATATCCGAAAGCGAAGGAGCTAACTTCTGGCTTCAGGTGCTAAGTGATTTATCCAACAGGGGCGTAAAGGATATTTTGA